The DNA window GGGCTGACGTATATGAATTTCGACAAGGCGTTCATGGCGGCGCACGGCCACGGACAATACGAAGCGCTGGACATCGGCCTGTTGCCGCCGGTTTACATCGCCTATCAAACCGAACTGGCCGAATCGTCAGAGGTCTTCCACAACGACATCCGCAAACGCTACGACAACGGTGAGGCGCTGGTGGTCAACGCGATGCTGACGTTTGCTGAATTGGCGCGTCAGGCGCGCGAATGTTTGCTGACTGGCGATCACGCGGGCGTGGCGGATCTAATGAACAAAAACTTTGATACGCGGCGGACGATTTACAACATCAATCCCAAGCACATTCGCATGGTCGAGTTGGCGCGTTCGCTCGGCGCTTCCGCCAAATTCGCCGGCTCAGGCGGTTCGATCATTGGCACGTACACGGATGAGGTGATGTTTGCGAAATTGAAGCAGGCGTTTGAGGCGGAGCGATGCGCGGTGATTAAGCCGATTGTGGAATGACCCGCTTCCGGCCCGTGCGCTTGGCTGAATTACCATTCGCTGCCGGTGACTAACTGCGCGCTCACTTCATTTGAGGTTTGATTGCCGAAACATAGCCGCACTGGTGTCGTGCCCGCGCTCAGCCCCGGTGGCACCGGCACATTGACCTGCACGCAATCCAACGTGCCATCCGCTTTCAATGACGGCCCCGCGAAATAAGGCGCGCAACCGTAGCCGCCGATTTCGACGCGCAGTTGTTCGCGCGTGACCTCGGCGGGCAAACCGTCTACCCAAAGCGCGAGAAAGGCATGCCGTCCGCTGACGGGGGTTTGCGGTTGGAAGTGAATCGCGTTGGTTGCCGCGCGCAAATGCAAGGACGATTGCGCTTCGGCAGGCCAATCGGCCCAGCGGCGATAGGCTTTGAGCACGTTGCGCGAGAGTTGCGGGCGCAGCGCTTCGACGCGGGCGAACCCGGCGGCGCGCGTCATCTGCAACATGCATGCGCTGTTCGGCCCCCACCAATTGTCGTACTGGCCGCCCAATTCATCCCACTCGTAAAACTCCATGTTCGGGTAGGTGGTGTCGCGCGCATTATCAATGACGTGCGACTCGAGCAGGGCGAATTCGCGCGTCACGGCGCACACGCGTTCGAGCGCCAGCAAGGGATGGCGCAGGTGATAAAGCACGCCCAGAAAGAAAACGATGTCGAAGGTGCCGAGCCGTTGCGGCGTGACTTCGTAAACGCTGAGTTCGTGAAACTGTATGCGTGAGTTGAGGGCCTCGTGCGCGATGAAAAACTTTTCGGGCTGCCAGCAATCCATCGCGACGACTTCGGCCCCGCGCCGCTCGGCCTCGAAGCTGTAAAAGCCGTCCCAGCAGCCGATGTCGAGCACGCGCTTGCCAGTCAAATCGGCGGGCAAATTGAAGCGCGCGAAGTTCTCTTGCAACTCGCCCAGCTTGTGCGCGCCGGGCGTGACAATGCCATTGCCGAGATCAATGCTATGCCACCAGCCGCTGGCGAAATACTCTTCGCGCTGTTCGTCAGCGACTTGGTTGACGATGTCGTAAACAGGGTTTTCAGGAGCGATTGGCATAACGGGTTAGCCTTATTCAACTAGCGAATCAACGGGAAGGAGATTACGGAACAGACGGAAATAACGGAACAGACGGAAGCCAGCCAGCCAAGCCAATTCCGTGTGTTTTGTTATTTCCGTCTGTTCCGTAATCTCTTTTTCTTTCTCGGTTGTACTGCCTCATTTCGCGGCACGCCGCGCCCGCCAGGCTTCGCTCAGCGCTGGAATCGCCGGGATGAGGATGAGGGCGACCACCACCAGCGTAAAGTTGCGTTTGACCACCGGGATATTGCCAAACAAAAAGCCCGCCGAAAGAAAGATGCCCATCCACAAGAGGCTGCCAAAAACGCTGAAGGCCAGGAACTTCGGATAGTTCATGCGCCCGATGCCCGCGACGAACGGCGCAAAGGTGCGGATGATCGGCATGAAGCGCGCGATGATCACCGTCTTGCCGCCGTGCTTTTCATAAAACTGGTGCGTGCGTTCGAGGTGCTGCCGGTTGAGCAGCCGCGATTGCGCGCTGCTGAACACCTTCGGCCCGACGTGATAGCCGATCCAGTAATTCAGGTTGTCGCCGATGATCGCCGCGCCGCAGAGCAGTCCGAAACACCAGACCACATTCAACGCGCCCGTCGCCGCCAACGCGCCCGTCGCAAACAGCAGCGAATCGCCCGGTAAAAACGGCGTCACCACCAGCCCCGTCTCGCAAAAGATAATCAAAAACAAAATGCCATACGTCCACGCGCCGTATTGCGTGACCAGATCCACCAGGTGCTTGTCGAGGTGCAGGATGATGTCAATGAAGTGTTTGATGAGTTCCATAAATCAGTGGTCAGTGGTCAGTGATCAGTGATCAGTGATCAGTGGTCAGTGGTCAGTGGCAAGCCGGAATGGCTAATCACTGACCACTGACCACCGACCACTTTCATTGCTGCCAGCCGTGTCTGCCGATCAGTTTGACGAATTGGCAGGGGCCACAATCTTCGGTTGTTGCGCCGGAATCGGTACGGGTGAGGCGCAACAGGCGTTGTTCTTTTTCGGTGCCGACGGGGATGACCAGATGGCCGCCGAGCGTGAGTTGATTGAGCAGTGGGGGCGGCACGTCGGGTGAACCGGCGGCGACGAGAATGCCTCGGTAAGGCGCGAACTCG is part of the Acidobacteriota bacterium genome and encodes:
- a CDS encoding DUF1698 domain-containing protein yields the protein MPIAPENPVYDIVNQVADEQREEYFASGWWHSIDLGNGIVTPGAHKLGELQENFARFNLPADLTGKRVLDIGCWDGFYSFEAERRGAEVVAMDCWQPEKFFIAHEALNSRIQFHELSVYEVTPQRLGTFDIVFFLGVLYHLRHPLLALERVCAVTREFALLESHVIDNARDTTYPNMEFYEWDELGGQYDNWWGPNSACMLQMTRAAGFARVEALRPQLSRNVLKAYRRWADWPAEAQSSLHLRAATNAIHFQPQTPVSGRHAFLALWVDGLPAEVTREQLRVEIGGYGCAPYFAGPSLKADGTLDCVQVNVPVPPGLSAGTTPVRLCFGNQTSNEVSAQLVTGSEW
- a CDS encoding DedA family protein encodes the protein MELIKHFIDIILHLDKHLVDLVTQYGAWTYGILFLIIFCETGLVVTPFLPGDSLLFATGALAATGALNVVWCFGLLCGAAIIGDNLNYWIGYHVGPKVFSSAQSRLLNRQHLERTHQFYEKHGGKTVIIARFMPIIRTFAPFVAGIGRMNYPKFLAFSVFGSLLWMGIFLSAGFLFGNIPVVKRNFTLVVVALILIPAIPALSEAWRARRAAK